The Kitasatospora paranensis genome has a window encoding:
- a CDS encoding beta-ketoacyl synthase N-terminal-like domain-containing protein, which produces MVLSDAVPAGDGGPGDPDPGGPGGGPRTELPVLDIVGLGAHFGTFDSVTAYERALHDGLDAFRPLPERRWRGLEETADGALAEAGITGDARPVGAFVDTAGLDPVDQRIPPADLRNYNLQHALMSKVADEALTDAGYRREPAPGQGAPEPRRVGVVVAMEIEPSAHLHLARHRIGGYLRELLADASLTDEQRTRLSALARDGVHEPIVANEVLSYIGNIMASRISSLWNLTGPSFTVSAEGAGTAQALETARLLLLDDTVEAVLVGAVDLAGSPEQVLRRFAADGAPAAGPGLAFGDGTEGWRIGEGAGAVVLTRPGEGTRPAYARLDAVAVRHADAVGGDLPEADPATLTAAAVQAHADAGITASDIGYLEAHAAGSAAQDTAELTALAALHPAGTPGPALGSAKAQIGDAQGAAAMAGLLRAVLAVHHGYQPGVPGWQRPAPAHAERLAATGCHLPDTSRPWLRTERSGRRYAAVSFLGGGGAHGLLVVSAAHTAGARQERDWQRAGGPALLALGAPGPAALLAAIERHRGLLADGADPYALARDAAAVLPTGLPRVVLVGRDAGELGRQLALAAQDVPAAWERGEDWATPAGSCFTPAPLGPDAKVALVYPGAVTSYPGLGRDLFRAFPGLLERFESEVEQPDTTFRTARLHPRTQSTPGRRELMALEAELADDLPFMLATGTTFAILHTDLVRDLLGVPVHGAFGYSLGESSMLFATGGWQRTARRDDRISATPLFRHRLNGARTSVRELWDLPADTPDSAVWAGHVLLADADTVRAALTRYGRVFLTHVNTPGELVVAGDPAQCRALIEELGCPAARSPVNGVMHCPVVDGDLAGLAELNDHPTGSPGGLELLSAYDYGPVRTADRAEIAGRIAHTLRSTIDFPRLVREAYDRGFRCFVEVGPGATCTRWVRETLGDAAHVAVSVDRRGVPAARSLAQLVARLVAHGIPLDLAGLLGPAPAVPARRRMLFPVGGGPSVPGRIAAGTAELLAAAASLASPAAPRPAVPVAVRPVAQAEPVLTAVAAAAPARGSGSGGPAGGRPLPVAPSGPAAPPGPAAPFAPEDQMPADPTLADPEVIAFDGEPISFLPWSEPAAPETPLRAPAPLTKAARTAGPPAAAPAGDGYGAHDLVRELREQLMATHSVVMETQRVLQDSTLARTEALLAAPPAAPLPGVPLPSQPLVVEAAPRPAPAPALPAAPAPAPALPPAPSAAPALPPAGQSGVVWDEADLLAFATGRLADVFGPAFAEIDGYPKRVRLPAPPYHFVTRVTELRAETGVYQPSFIRTEYDVPEDAWYTVDGGVPPAVAIEAGQCDLLLISYLGIDFRNKGERVYRLLDSTLVFHGDLPRAGQTLRYDISINRFVTQGDTTLFFFSYLCYADGELILELKDASAGFFSQAELDTPLGVVITAKERAAREALTRTWFKPLARTERNHLTAADLELLAQGRPGEVFGPEHAQDEGLNPALRLPDARLRMIDELRIDRTGGPRGLGALTATKRLQPDAWYFACHFPDDPVLAGSMVAEGAVQALQTYLLHQGMHLVLPDARFQTIVGLQTEVQVRGQITPQHTEIRYEIEVRELTLLPRPSVIADVLVHLGDKPVIRMRNFGIQIREKEGTPYRPEAGGVPAFLGRRNRSGEPAMINELHLAHAAKGDLGTAMGPEFDVYHDHRAPYIPNGDFQFVDRIMSLKGTRGDLGPGSEMVTEYDSPADAWYYAQNAYPHMPNCVHMETSLQAAILLGYYLGATLKQPDTEYAIRNLDGHATLVKDLDLRGRTVRHHSRLLMTSAVHGAVLQKFSYELSADGEVFYTGESLFGYFSEAALANQAGLDAGRYVAPWIEQEQPAADRVRRIELPADASVFSDPTGGMLHLPGGHFHLVDRVDLVADGGRHGLGYLHGHREVRPDEWYFDCHFHRDPVMPGSLGVEAVLQALRLYVLEQGLADGLERPHFAPATDVGMAWKYRGQILRHDEELRFDVHVREVSREDGRVVVIADADLWKPGLRIYELTGVAVEVRSQPATA; this is translated from the coding sequence GTGGTGCTCTCCGACGCCGTACCGGCGGGCGACGGCGGGCCGGGCGACCCGGACCCCGGCGGCCCGGGCGGCGGCCCGCGCACGGAGCTGCCCGTGCTCGACATCGTCGGCCTGGGTGCGCACTTCGGCACGTTCGACTCCGTCACCGCGTACGAGCGGGCCCTGCACGACGGCCTGGACGCCTTCCGTCCGCTGCCGGAACGCCGCTGGCGCGGCCTGGAGGAGACCGCCGACGGCGCGCTCGCCGAGGCCGGGATCACCGGCGACGCGCGGCCGGTCGGCGCGTTCGTCGACACCGCCGGGCTCGACCCCGTCGACCAGCGCATCCCGCCCGCCGACCTGCGCAACTACAACCTGCAGCACGCCCTGATGTCGAAGGTCGCCGACGAGGCCCTCACCGACGCCGGCTACCGCCGCGAGCCCGCCCCCGGGCAGGGCGCACCCGAGCCGCGCCGGGTCGGCGTGGTCGTCGCCATGGAGATCGAACCCTCCGCGCACCTCCACCTCGCCCGCCACCGGATCGGCGGGTACCTGCGCGAACTCCTCGCCGACGCCTCGCTGACGGACGAGCAGCGCACCCGGCTATCCGCGCTCGCCCGCGACGGCGTGCACGAGCCGATCGTCGCCAACGAGGTGCTCAGCTACATCGGCAACATCATGGCCAGCCGCATCTCCTCGCTCTGGAACCTCACCGGGCCGTCCTTCACCGTCTCCGCCGAGGGCGCCGGCACCGCCCAGGCCCTGGAGACCGCCCGGCTGCTGCTGCTCGACGACACCGTCGAAGCCGTCCTGGTCGGCGCCGTCGACCTGGCCGGCTCGCCCGAGCAGGTGCTGCGCCGGTTCGCCGCCGACGGCGCCCCCGCGGCCGGCCCCGGCCTCGCCTTCGGCGACGGCACCGAGGGCTGGAGGATCGGCGAGGGCGCCGGAGCCGTCGTCCTGACCAGGCCCGGCGAGGGCACCCGCCCCGCCTACGCGCGCCTCGACGCCGTCGCCGTACGGCACGCCGACGCGGTCGGCGGCGACTTGCCCGAGGCCGACCCCGCCACGCTCACCGCCGCCGCCGTGCAGGCGCACGCCGACGCCGGGATCACCGCCTCCGACATCGGCTACCTGGAGGCGCACGCCGCCGGCAGCGCCGCGCAGGACACCGCCGAGCTCACCGCCCTCGCCGCCCTCCACCCCGCAGGCACCCCCGGCCCGGCGCTCGGCAGCGCCAAGGCCCAGATCGGCGACGCCCAGGGCGCCGCGGCGATGGCCGGGCTGCTGCGCGCCGTCCTCGCCGTCCACCACGGCTACCAGCCGGGCGTGCCCGGCTGGCAGCGCCCCGCCCCCGCGCACGCGGAGCGGCTCGCCGCCACCGGCTGCCACCTGCCCGACACGTCCCGGCCGTGGCTGCGCACCGAGCGCAGCGGCCGGCGGTACGCGGCGGTGTCGTTCCTCGGCGGGGGAGGTGCGCACGGCCTGCTGGTGGTCTCCGCCGCACACACCGCCGGCGCCCGGCAGGAACGCGACTGGCAGCGGGCCGGCGGACCCGCCCTGCTCGCCCTCGGCGCGCCCGGTCCGGCGGCCCTGCTCGCCGCGATCGAGCGCCACCGCGGCCTGCTCGCCGACGGCGCCGACCCGTACGCGCTGGCCCGGGACGCCGCCGCGGTGCTGCCCACCGGCCTGCCGCGGGTGGTGCTGGTGGGCCGGGACGCCGGCGAACTCGGCCGCCAGCTCGCGCTCGCCGCGCAGGACGTGCCCGCCGCCTGGGAGCGCGGCGAGGACTGGGCGACCCCGGCGGGCAGCTGCTTCACCCCCGCGCCGCTCGGCCCCGACGCCAAGGTGGCGCTGGTCTACCCGGGCGCCGTCACCTCCTACCCCGGTCTGGGCCGCGACCTGTTCCGGGCCTTCCCCGGCCTGCTGGAGCGCTTCGAGAGCGAGGTGGAGCAGCCGGACACGACGTTCCGCACGGCCCGGCTCCACCCGCGCACCCAGTCCACTCCCGGCCGCCGCGAGCTCATGGCGCTGGAGGCCGAACTCGCCGACGACCTGCCGTTCATGCTCGCCACCGGCACCACCTTCGCGATCCTCCACACCGACCTGGTGCGCGACCTGCTGGGCGTGCCCGTGCACGGCGCGTTCGGCTACAGCCTGGGCGAGTCCAGCATGCTGTTCGCCACCGGCGGCTGGCAGCGCACCGCCCGCCGCGACGACCGGATCAGCGCCACACCGCTCTTCCGGCACCGGCTGAACGGCGCCCGCACCAGCGTCCGCGAGCTGTGGGACCTCCCGGCGGACACCCCCGACTCCGCGGTCTGGGCCGGCCACGTGCTGCTCGCCGACGCGGACACCGTGCGGGCCGCGCTCACCCGCTACGGCCGGGTGTTCCTCACCCACGTGAACACGCCCGGCGAGCTCGTCGTCGCCGGCGACCCCGCCCAGTGCCGCGCCCTCATCGAGGAGTTGGGCTGCCCGGCGGCCCGCTCACCGGTCAACGGCGTGATGCACTGCCCGGTCGTCGACGGCGACCTCGCCGGCCTCGCCGAACTCAACGACCACCCGACCGGCTCGCCCGGCGGCCTGGAACTGCTCAGCGCGTACGACTACGGGCCGGTGCGCACCGCCGACCGGGCCGAGATCGCCGGACGGATCGCCCACACGCTGCGCTCCACCATCGACTTCCCGCGGCTCGTCCGGGAGGCCTACGACCGCGGCTTCCGCTGCTTCGTCGAGGTCGGGCCCGGTGCCACCTGCACGCGCTGGGTGCGCGAGACGCTCGGCGACGCCGCGCACGTCGCGGTGTCGGTGGACCGCCGCGGCGTGCCCGCGGCCCGGTCCCTGGCGCAGCTCGTCGCCCGGCTCGTCGCGCACGGCATACCGCTCGACCTGGCGGGGTTGCTCGGCCCCGCGCCGGCCGTCCCGGCCCGGCGCCGGATGCTGTTCCCGGTCGGTGGCGGGCCCTCCGTCCCCGGCCGGATCGCGGCCGGTACCGCGGAACTCCTCGCGGCCGCGGCCTCCCTGGCCTCCCCGGCTGCCCCGCGGCCCGCCGTGCCGGTGGCCGTCCGGCCCGTGGCGCAGGCCGAGCCGGTGCTCACCGCCGTCGCGGCCGCCGCCCCGGCCCGTGGCTCCGGCAGCGGTGGGCCCGCGGGCGGGCGTCCGCTGCCGGTCGCCCCGTCCGGCCCGGCCGCCCCACCCGGACCCGCCGCCCCCTTCGCCCCGGAGGACCAGATGCCCGCCGACCCGACCCTCGCCGACCCGGAGGTCATCGCCTTCGACGGCGAGCCGATTTCCTTCCTCCCGTGGAGCGAACCGGCTGCCCCCGAGACCCCGCTCCGGGCTCCTGCCCCGCTTACGAAGGCCGCCCGCACGGCCGGGCCGCCCGCCGCGGCGCCCGCCGGCGACGGCTACGGGGCGCACGACCTGGTGCGCGAACTGCGCGAGCAGCTGATGGCCACCCACTCCGTGGTGATGGAGACCCAGCGCGTCCTGCAGGACAGCACGCTCGCCCGGACGGAGGCCCTGCTGGCGGCCCCGCCCGCCGCACCGCTGCCCGGGGTCCCGCTGCCGTCGCAACCGCTGGTCGTCGAGGCCGCGCCGCGGCCCGCGCCGGCGCCCGCACTCCCCGCCGCGCCGGCCCCCGCCCCCGCGCTGCCGCCCGCCCCGTCCGCCGCCCCGGCACTGCCGCCCGCCGGGCAGTCCGGCGTCGTCTGGGACGAGGCCGACCTGCTCGCGTTCGCCACCGGCCGGCTCGCCGACGTCTTCGGCCCCGCCTTCGCCGAGATCGACGGCTACCCGAAGCGGGTGCGGCTGCCCGCGCCGCCGTACCACTTCGTCACCCGGGTCACCGAGCTGCGGGCCGAGACCGGTGTCTACCAGCCGTCGTTCATCCGCACCGAGTACGACGTGCCCGAGGACGCCTGGTACACCGTCGACGGCGGGGTGCCGCCGGCGGTCGCCATCGAGGCGGGCCAGTGCGACCTGCTGCTGATCAGCTACCTCGGCATCGACTTCCGCAACAAGGGCGAGCGGGTCTACCGGCTGCTCGATTCCACCCTGGTCTTCCACGGCGACCTGCCGCGGGCCGGCCAGACCCTGCGCTACGACATCTCCATCAACCGGTTCGTCACCCAGGGCGACACCACGCTCTTCTTCTTCAGTTACCTCTGCTACGCCGACGGCGAGCTCATCCTCGAACTCAAGGACGCCTCCGCGGGGTTCTTCAGCCAGGCCGAGCTGGACACCCCGCTCGGCGTCGTCATCACCGCGAAGGAGCGCGCCGCTCGCGAGGCCCTCACCAGGACCTGGTTCAAGCCGCTCGCCCGGACGGAGAGGAACCACCTCACCGCCGCCGACCTCGAACTCCTCGCCCAGGGCCGCCCCGGCGAGGTCTTCGGCCCCGAGCACGCCCAGGACGAGGGGCTGAACCCGGCGCTGCGCCTGCCGGACGCCCGGCTGCGCATGATCGACGAGCTGCGGATCGACCGCACCGGCGGCCCCCGCGGGCTCGGCGCCCTCACCGCCACCAAGCGGCTCCAGCCCGACGCCTGGTACTTCGCGTGCCACTTCCCGGACGACCCGGTGCTGGCCGGATCCATGGTCGCCGAGGGCGCCGTGCAGGCGCTGCAGACGTACCTGCTGCACCAGGGCATGCACTTGGTGCTGCCCGACGCGCGCTTCCAGACCATCGTCGGCCTGCAGACCGAAGTCCAGGTGCGCGGCCAGATCACCCCGCAGCACACGGAGATCCGGTACGAGATCGAGGTACGGGAACTGACGCTGCTCCCGCGGCCCTCGGTGATCGCCGACGTGCTGGTGCACCTCGGCGACAAGCCGGTCATCCGGATGCGCAACTTCGGCATCCAGATCCGCGAGAAGGAGGGCACCCCGTACCGCCCGGAGGCGGGCGGCGTGCCGGCCTTCCTCGGCCGGCGCAACCGCTCCGGCGAGCCCGCGATGATCAACGAGCTGCACCTGGCGCACGCCGCCAAGGGCGACCTGGGCACCGCGATGGGCCCCGAGTTCGACGTCTACCACGACCACCGGGCGCCCTACATCCCCAACGGGGACTTCCAGTTCGTCGACCGCATCATGTCGCTCAAGGGCACCCGCGGCGACCTCGGCCCCGGCTCCGAGATGGTCACCGAGTACGACTCCCCGGCCGACGCCTGGTACTACGCGCAGAACGCGTACCCGCACATGCCCAACTGCGTCCACATGGAGACCTCGCTGCAGGCCGCGATCCTGCTCGGCTACTACCTGGGGGCCACGCTCAAGCAGCCCGACACCGAGTACGCCATCCGCAACCTCGACGGGCACGCCACCCTGGTCAAGGACCTGGACCTGCGCGGCAGGACCGTCCGCCACCACTCCAGGCTGCTGATGACCAGCGCCGTGCACGGCGCCGTGCTGCAGAAGTTCAGCTACGAACTCTCCGCCGACGGCGAGGTGTTCTACACCGGTGAGTCGCTGTTCGGGTACTTCAGCGAGGCCGCGCTGGCCAACCAGGCCGGCTTGGACGCCGGCCGGTACGTCGCGCCCTGGATCGAGCAGGAGCAGCCCGCCGCCGATCGCGTCCGCCGTATCGAACTCCCCGCCGACGCGTCGGTGTTCAGCGATCCGACCGGCGGCATGCTGCACCTGCCGGGCGGCCACTTCCACCTCGTCGACCGGGTCGACCTGGTCGCCGACGGCGGCCGGCACGGCCTCGGCTACCTGCACGGCCACCGCGAGGTGCGCCCCGACGAGTGGTACTTCGACTGCCACTTCCACCGCGACCCGGTGATGCCCGGCTCGCTCGGCGTCGAGGCCGTCCTGCAGGCCCTGCGGCTGTACGTGCTGGAGCAGGGCCTCGCCGACGGCCTGGAGCGCCCGCACTTCGCGCCCGCCACCGACGTCGGGATGGCCTGGAAGTACCGCGGCCAGATCCTGCGCCACGACGAGGAGCTCCGCTTCGACGTGCACGTGCGCGAAGTCAGCCGCGAGGACGGCCGGGTCGTCGTGATCGCCGACGCCGACCTGTGGAAGCCGGGCCTGCGGATCTACGAGCTGACCGGCGTGGCCGTCGAGGTCCGTTCGCAGCCGGCCACCGCCTGA
- a CDS encoding SDR family NAD(P)-dependent oxidoreductase, which produces MADRAAADLLITEIHDAVPEPVQVGLDGRRRVALTLGDVPTGPAAATDRAVPELGSDDLLVVTGGGRGITARCVTDLAAAHRPGLLLLGRTALGEEPAWAAGVSGAAELKAAAVAHLKAAGEKPTPKRVEQLYQGVVGEREVRDTLARLQAAGSRAEYLAVDITDAAATAAALAPYAGRVTGLVHGAGVLADQLIAGKRASEVERVFAPKLGGLRAVVEALSPEQLRHVVLFSSVAGFFGNQGQSDYAMANEVLNAWASSFKRRHPQARVTSLNWGAWDSGMVSPQIKAVFQERGITLIPVETGAALFTGQFAAGRGHDTVTVLGPTTPLSVRTPSVPQAVSVLEREVAPLAGEPIVADHVIGGVPVLPAALALGWAVGAVERLSGGTVRQVRDFAVHKGLLFDDARPERLQLAATPAGDRATTEVVIRSVAADGAVRPHYAATVVLGADPASELNHPVLAGLPAAGGGRDASGLYADGTLFHGAALQGVRRVLAEDESRFVLECALTEPPTAAGAYEGRLYRPGTTDLLLQAGLVWMRLFRSTASLPLSVARAELHRAPESGETFLAVVEPASVNGTSAGLTVTAVGRGGRVLARLSGVSLVSTPQLAAKFVSG; this is translated from the coding sequence GTGGCCGACCGGGCCGCCGCCGACCTGCTGATCACGGAGATCCACGACGCCGTCCCGGAGCCCGTCCAGGTGGGCCTCGACGGCAGGCGCCGGGTCGCGCTGACCCTGGGCGACGTGCCGACCGGTCCTGCGGCCGCCACCGACCGGGCGGTGCCCGAACTCGGTTCCGACGACCTGCTGGTGGTCACCGGCGGCGGGCGCGGCATCACGGCCCGTTGCGTGACCGACCTGGCCGCTGCGCACCGTCCGGGCCTGCTGCTGCTCGGCCGGACGGCGCTCGGCGAGGAGCCGGCCTGGGCGGCCGGGGTGAGCGGCGCGGCGGAGCTCAAGGCCGCGGCGGTCGCGCACCTGAAGGCGGCGGGCGAGAAGCCCACCCCGAAGCGGGTGGAGCAGCTCTACCAGGGTGTCGTCGGCGAGCGGGAGGTCCGGGACACGCTGGCGCGGCTGCAGGCCGCCGGCTCCCGGGCCGAGTACCTGGCCGTCGACATCACGGATGCCGCGGCGACGGCCGCCGCGCTCGCGCCGTACGCGGGCCGGGTCACCGGTCTGGTGCACGGGGCCGGAGTGCTGGCCGACCAGCTGATCGCGGGCAAGCGGGCGTCGGAGGTCGAGCGGGTGTTCGCCCCGAAGCTGGGCGGTCTGCGGGCGGTCGTGGAGGCGCTGTCTCCGGAGCAGCTGCGGCACGTGGTGCTGTTCTCCTCGGTGGCCGGGTTCTTCGGCAACCAGGGGCAGTCGGACTACGCGATGGCCAACGAGGTGCTGAACGCCTGGGCGAGCTCGTTCAAGCGCCGGCACCCGCAGGCCCGGGTCACCTCGCTCAACTGGGGCGCCTGGGACAGCGGGATGGTGTCGCCGCAGATCAAGGCGGTGTTCCAGGAGCGCGGGATCACGCTGATCCCGGTGGAGACCGGAGCGGCGCTGTTCACCGGCCAGTTCGCGGCCGGGCGCGGCCACGACACGGTGACCGTGCTCGGGCCGACGACGCCGCTGTCGGTGCGCACGCCGTCCGTGCCGCAGGCCGTCTCGGTGCTGGAGCGTGAGGTGGCGCCGCTGGCCGGCGAGCCGATCGTCGCCGACCACGTGATCGGCGGGGTCCCGGTGCTGCCGGCCGCGCTGGCGCTCGGCTGGGCGGTCGGCGCGGTGGAGCGCCTCAGCGGTGGGACCGTCCGCCAGGTGCGGGACTTCGCCGTGCACAAGGGGCTGCTCTTCGACGACGCCCGGCCCGAGCGGCTGCAGTTGGCGGCCACCCCGGCCGGCGACCGGGCCACCACCGAGGTGGTGATCCGCTCGGTCGCCGCGGACGGTGCCGTCCGCCCGCACTACGCGGCGACCGTCGTGCTCGGCGCCGATCCGGCGTCGGAGCTGAACCACCCCGTCCTGGCGGGCCTGCCCGCCGCGGGCGGCGGCCGCGACGCGAGCGGCCTCTACGCCGACGGCACGCTCTTCCACGGCGCCGCGCTGCAGGGGGTGCGACGCGTCCTCGCCGAGGACGAGAGCCGGTTCGTCCTGGAGTGCGCGCTCACCGAACCGCCCACCGCCGCGGGCGCGTACGAGGGTCGGCTCTACCGGCCCGGCACCACCGACCTGCTGCTGCAGGCGGGCCTGGTGTGGATGCGGCTCTTCCGCTCGACCGCGAGCCTGCCGCTGTCCGTCGCCCGGGCCGAGCTGCATCGGGCGCCGGAGAGCGGCGAGACCTTCCTCGCCGTGGTCGAACCCGCCTCGGTGAACGGGACGTCGGCCGGCCTCACCGTCACCGCGGTGGGCCGCGGCGGGCGGGTCCTCGCCCGGCTGAGCGGCGTCAGCCTCGTCTCCACGCCGCAGCTCGCCGCCAAGTTCGTCAGCGGCTGA